Within the Planctomycetota bacterium genome, the region TTGAGCGCCGACTTCTGCCCGCCGGCCGAGCGGAACAGGCGATCGAAGGCGAGCTTGGGATTGATCTCGCGGGCGACGGGGGTGCTGGGCGTGGACCAGGAGATGAACCCGCCGTAGAGCTGCGTGAAGCCGACGTTCGTATCGACGCTCGAAACGGGCGACTCCAGCGACAGCTCCAGCGAGGGAAGGCGCGTGAGGTTGCCGATGTGCTGGGCGGCAAGCTGATCGACGCTGATGCCGTTGGAGCGGACGTCGGCGCCGGTGGTTTTGGTGATGGCGGTGCCGGTGAGCCATGCGGCGGATTTGACGTAGTGCCCATCGCCCCATTTGACGCGGTCATGTTCGAGATGACTGAGCACGAGCAGGTTCGGCTTGTGCACGGACAGCGGCAAAAGAATCGGCGAAAGCTCGAAATTGGCGCCCTTGCCCGTCGGGGCCCAACTGCGCGGATCGACGCCGTTGGGCATGAACAAGGCGGCGTAACGGATCGGGTAACCGTCGGCGGTCGTCGCGCTGTCGGCGGCGGGGTTGGCCAGCGCGCGCGAGACGGGGAGCATGGCGTTGAGCATCGGCAGCGCCATCGTGACGCCGGCGCCGCGCAGGAAGGTTCGACGGGGGATGTGCCATTTCTTACTCATGAGGCGCTTCCTTCCGGTCTGTGATTGTAGCGTTCTTGCGGTGCGTGAACGGGTAGCTGGTGGCGATGCCGACGATGAGGTTCTGGGCGTGATAGTCGTTGGCTTTCAGGTCGTCCATGATCTTGTTGATGACGGGCGTGTCATACGCTTCGATGCCGCGGGCGAGGGCGTAGGCGAGCATCTTGTCGGTGAGATGGCGCATGATCTGTTCGCGGCGGGCGAGGAGGATCTGTTTGAGTTCGCCGGGGCCGGTGAAGGTTTCGCCGGTGGGCATTTTGCCGGCGGCGTCGACGGGGACGCCGCCGATCTTGTCGCGCCAGGCGCCGATGACGTCGAAGTTTTCGAGGCCGAACCCGAGGGGGTCGATCTTGGCGTGACAGGCGGCGCAGGTCGGGTCGGCGCGGTGGCGTTCGAGTCGTTGGCGAAAAGTCTGACCATCGTGCGGCTTGTCATCGCGCGAGAGGGTCTGCACGCTCGCCGGCGGCGGGGGGGCCTGCACGCCAAGCACCTGTTCGAGGACCCACTTGCCGCGCAGGACGGGACTGGTGCGCTGCGGGTAGGACGCCACGGTCAGCACGGCTCCGAGCGTCAGCACGCCGCCGCGCGTCGCATCGGGCAGCGTGACGCGGCGGAACTGATCGCCTTCCACGCCGGCGATTCCGTAATGTTTGGCGAGCGCGGCGTTGAGATACGTGTAGTTGCACGCAATGAGGTCCGTCAGCGGGGCGTTGTCGCGGAGCATGGCGGCGAAGAGATCGATGGGCTCCTCGCTCATGGCGGCTTTGAGTTCGGGTGTGAAATCCTTGTAGCGATTGCGGTCGGGCTCGACGCTGCCCAAGCGGCGGATGTCGAGCCATTGCGTGATGAACTGCTCGGCGAAGGCGCGGCTCTTGACATCGGCGAGCATGCGCTTGACCTGCGCGATGAGGACATCGTTTTCGTGGAGCCGATTCTGTTTGGCGAGGTCGAACAGTTCGCGATCGGGCATGGAGGACCAGAGCAGATAGCTCAAGCGCGTGGCGAGTTCGAAGTCGTTGAGGGGATACGCATCGGTCGCACCGGGGCGATCGGCTTCGATGCGATATACGAAATTCGGCGACACGAGAACCGCCCGCAGCGCGAGGCGGGCGGCGTCATTGAAGTCGCGGCCGGACTGCATGGCGTGATCAAACACGTTCAGGTATCGGTTGATTTCGCCCTCATCGGTCGGGCGACGGAAAGCGCGCGGGAGCAGGGCGGCGAGCATGTTGTGCGCGGCGGCATGCGGGTCGAATTTCGTATTGGGATCGACGCCGGCGAGTTTGGCGACGTCGACCTGCTCGGCGATCTGTCGGGCGGCCTGAAGGTATTTTTCCATCAGGATGGGCGTGATGTAGAGCGTGGCGGCGTGATTGTCAAAGCCCTCGCCGCCGCCGCCGTCGGCGGGGAACGCATCGGCGGGATGCGAATCGACGCCGAGCAGATCGCGGATCGTGTTGTTGTACTCGACGCGCGTCAGGCGGCGGATCACCGTGCGGCCGGGGTCGGGTTGATATTCCAGATGCGCGAGCGTGTGCTCGACGGCTCCGATGAGCCGGGCGCGATCGGCGTCGCTGGGCTGGGGCTTTTTGTGCGGGGGCATCTCGCTTTCGCGCAGCACGCGCGTCACATCCTCCCAGAGCTTGGGGTTCTGGGCGAGCGAAGCGGGCGTGACGAAGCGATCGAGATTGACGTCGCCTTTCTGCTTTTTGTCGTTGTGGCAATCGACGCAGAACTGTTGAATGAGCGGACGGGCGTCGGCTTCGAAGCTCGGGTCGCTCGCGCGGCCGGCGCGGACGAGGAGCGCGACGAGCATGAGGGCATAGACCGGCAATCGCAGTGGCGGGCGTGATGTCATGATGAATCTTGGCGGGTCCGAGCGGGGGGGAAGGTCTGGAAAATGCTACGAGCCCAACCCGCGACAGGCAAGGATCAGCGGGGATTTCATATCGGGCGATTCAGGGGCGCGGCGTCGGTTGGGTGGTTTCGACGCTGATGGCGTGCAGGCGGGCGTAGATCTGCTCAAGCACATCGAGCGAGCGCGTGCCGGTGTATCGTCGGCGGACGAAGCCGTCGCGCCCGATCCAGACGGTGACGGGCACTTCGAACCCGCAGTAGGCGCCGGCGACCTGCCCGGTGTTCTCGATGAGGACGGGGAAGTTGACCTGATCGGCGCGGGCCATGACTTCGATCGCTCGTGCGGCGTCGGCGTTGAAGGGCAGCGAGCCGTCGGCGGCGGCGGCGAACTGCGCGTCGCCGTGCGGATCGCTGACGCCGTCGGTGCCGATGCCCAGCACGACCAGCTCGTCGCCATGACGATATTTGAGCTGCACCAGTTCGGAGAGCTGATCGCGCGCGGGTTGATCGGCCGAGTGCCAGAAGTAGAGCACGATGATGCGGCCGCGCAGCGCAGCCAGATCGACCTTGGCGCCGTCGATGTCGGTGAGCTGAAATTCGTCGGCGAGCGTCGGGCTCGGCGGCGGGGGAACCGCCAGCGCCGGCGCCGCGGCCGGCTGCGTGCCCTTCTGCTCACGCCACCACGTCAGGCACGCCTCGACGGCGGCCCGACGCGCGGGCTTGTCGGCGGCCGGATCGTACGCGAAATTCCGATCCGCCCGATCGCCCAGCGCCGCCATCGCCGTCGCGACGACCTGCGGCTCCGAATCATTGAGCATCCAAAGCACCGTCGACACATCCTCCGACTGCCGATTGGACACGAGGAAATTGAGCCACAGCAGACGCACCTGCGGATCGGCGTCCTGCAACATGACATTGACCCATTGCCACGGCGCCGACCCGCCCGTCGCCGACGCAAGCTGAAGCGCGATCGTCTGCACGCTCAAGTCCGCATCGCGACAGGCGTCGTTGATGATCGCGCGCGAACTGTCGAGCAGCTTCGGGTCCAGCAGCGCCGCCCGGCTCAGATAGTGAATCACCGCCTGCCGGTGCGGAATCCCGCCGGCGTACCACATCGAATCAACCGTCCGCGCGGGCGAGGGCGTTTCCTCCAGCAATGCGTCCAGCGCCTTCTTCGACGGCGAATGCAGACCGATCACGCCCTGCACGCCGGATTCCGGCAGCACCTGCCCGCGCTGAAACGTGACCAGAAGCGCCACGCCGATCGTGACTACCGCGATGACAATCCAGCGAGCCGCCTGCATGTGCGATCCCCAAATGATGAAACGGCTGAACGATTGTACTGGCGCGGCGCTCGGTCCACTAGGCGATCGGCAGCCGAATGCGACGA harbors:
- a CDS encoding redoxin domain-containing protein, translating into MQAARWIVIAVVTIGVALLVTFQRGQVLPESGVQGVIGLHSPSKKALDALLEETPSPARTVDSMWYAGGIPHRQAVIHYLSRAALLDPKLLDSSRAIINDACRDADLSVQTIALQLASATGGSAPWQWVNVMLQDADPQVRLLWLNFLVSNRQSEDVSTVLWMLNDSEPQVVATAMAALGDRADRNFAYDPAADKPARRAAVEACLTWWREQKGTQPAAAPALAVPPPPSPTLADEFQLTDIDGAKVDLAALRGRIIVLYFWHSADQPARDQLSELVQLKYRHGDELVVLGIGTDGVSDPHGDAQFAAAADGSLPFNADAARAIEVMARADQVNFPVLIENTGQVAGAYCGFEVPVTVWIGRDGFVRRRYTGTRSLDVLEQIYARLHAISVETTQPTPRP
- a CDS encoding DUF1592 domain-containing protein, whose product is MTSRPPLRLPVYALMLVALLVRAGRASDPSFEADARPLIQQFCVDCHNDKKQKGDVNLDRFVTPASLAQNPKLWEDVTRVLRESEMPPHKKPQPSDADRARLIGAVEHTLAHLEYQPDPGRTVIRRLTRVEYNNTIRDLLGVDSHPADAFPADGGGGEGFDNHAATLYITPILMEKYLQAARQIAEQVDVAKLAGVDPNTKFDPHAAAHNMLAALLPRAFRRPTDEGEINRYLNVFDHAMQSGRDFNDAARLALRAVLVSPNFVYRIEADRPGATDAYPLNDFELATRLSYLLWSSMPDRELFDLAKQNRLHENDVLIAQVKRMLADVKSRAFAEQFITQWLDIRRLGSVEPDRNRYKDFTPELKAAMSEEPIDLFAAMLRDNAPLTDLIACNYTYLNAALAKHYGIAGVEGDQFRRVTLPDATRGGVLTLGAVLTVASYPQRTSPVLRGKWVLEQVLGVQAPPPPASVQTLSRDDKPHDGQTFRQRLERHRADPTCAACHAKIDPLGFGLENFDVIGAWRDKIGGVPVDAAGKMPTGETFTGPGELKQILLARREQIMRHLTDKMLAYALARGIEAYDTPVINKIMDDLKANDYHAQNLIVGIATSYPFTHRKNATITDRKEAPHE